The following coding sequences lie in one Xanthomonas hortorum pv. pelargonii genomic window:
- a CDS encoding alpha/beta hydrolase family protein has protein sequence MRYWTMVATAVLAGLMAVPLHAQTPQEPLDLTPYLRNDQFERIKISPSGAYYAITMPLEDRTVLGVVRREDKVATAKVTGGANSVVDDFWWANDDRIVVSMAQRLGSRDEPMAIGQLHAIDADGKNGRLLASPYGTNDEINGAQLKMELDPGTFMLDTLPGDPRNILVSSIPFVGDPNIRIDKLDIYTRRRSTVATSPVRRASFVTDRQGRIRFAHGADVENASKLYYRDNDQAPWKLINDSATSQHREFPLGFSADGTQAYLEVEQATGTDVVVAWDPATGKSTPLLHDDTVDPYRILQDLDGTTPIGVSYMSDRVRNRFFDEKAPTARLYRSLEKAFGDNAVYITSATSDGRFVLAYVWSDRNNGDYYLFDTASKRADRVFSRREWFPPDGVPASKQVSFKARDGLQLHGYLTQPLNAEPGKPLPLIVMPHGGPFGIFDKWAFDDETQLLAAAGYAVLRVNYRGSANYGRAFTQAGAKEWGGRMQDDLTDATHWAITQGVADASRICMYGASYGGYAALMGVAREPGLYRCAAGYVGVYDLDILARDNASRARWAKNWTGDWLGARETLAARSPVTLARQIKVPVFLAAGGKDERAPVAHTERMERALKVAGVPVESLYFPNEGHGFYTEAHRREYYTRLLAFLNKQLGGRTAK, from the coding sequence ATGCGTTATTGGACGATGGTGGCGACTGCCGTGCTGGCAGGCCTGATGGCGGTGCCGTTGCACGCGCAAACCCCACAGGAACCGCTGGATCTGACGCCGTATCTCAGGAACGACCAGTTCGAGCGCATCAAGATTTCGCCCTCGGGCGCGTATTACGCCATCACCATGCCGTTGGAAGATCGCACCGTGTTGGGTGTGGTGCGGCGCGAAGACAAGGTGGCCACGGCCAAGGTGACCGGCGGCGCCAATAGCGTGGTGGATGATTTCTGGTGGGCCAACGACGACCGCATTGTGGTGTCGATGGCGCAGCGGCTGGGCTCGCGCGATGAACCGATGGCCATCGGCCAATTGCATGCGATCGATGCAGATGGCAAGAACGGGCGGCTCTTGGCCAGCCCCTACGGCACCAACGATGAGATCAACGGTGCGCAGTTGAAGATGGAGTTGGATCCGGGCACCTTCATGCTGGACACCTTGCCGGGCGATCCACGCAATATCCTGGTGTCGTCGATTCCGTTCGTCGGCGACCCGAACATCCGCATCGACAAGCTGGACATCTACACGCGCCGGCGCAGCACGGTGGCCACTTCACCGGTGCGCCGCGCCAGCTTTGTCACCGACCGGCAGGGGCGTATCCGGTTTGCGCACGGGGCGGATGTGGAGAACGCCAGCAAGCTGTATTACCGCGACAACGACCAAGCGCCGTGGAAGTTGATCAACGACTCGGCCACCAGCCAGCATCGCGAATTTCCGCTTGGCTTTTCTGCCGATGGCACGCAGGCCTATCTGGAAGTGGAGCAGGCCACCGGCACCGACGTGGTGGTGGCGTGGGACCCGGCCACCGGCAAGTCGACGCCGCTGTTGCACGACGACACCGTCGACCCCTACCGGATTTTGCAGGATCTGGACGGCACCACGCCGATCGGTGTGAGCTACATGAGCGATCGGGTGCGCAACCGCTTCTTCGATGAGAAAGCGCCGACTGCGCGGTTGTACCGCAGTCTGGAAAAAGCCTTCGGCGACAACGCGGTGTACATCACCTCGGCCACCAGCGATGGCCGCTTCGTGCTCGCCTATGTGTGGAGCGATCGCAATAACGGCGACTACTATCTGTTCGATACGGCGAGCAAGCGTGCGGACCGTGTGTTCAGCCGCCGCGAATGGTTTCCGCCCGATGGCGTGCCGGCCAGCAAACAGGTGAGTTTCAAGGCGCGCGATGGCCTGCAGCTGCATGGCTATCTGACCCAGCCGTTGAACGCCGAGCCCGGCAAGCCGTTGCCGCTGATCGTGATGCCGCACGGTGGGCCGTTCGGTATCTTCGACAAGTGGGCGTTCGATGACGAGACCCAGCTGCTGGCTGCGGCCGGCTATGCGGTGCTGCGCGTCAACTATCGCGGTTCGGCCAATTACGGGCGTGCGTTCACGCAGGCCGGCGCCAAGGAATGGGGCGGGCGCATGCAGGACGACCTCACCGACGCCACGCATTGGGCGATCACGCAGGGCGTGGCCGATGCATCGCGCATCTGCATGTACGGCGCCAGCTATGGCGGCTATGCGGCGTTGATGGGCGTGGCCAGGGAGCCAGGCTTGTACCGTTGCGCTGCCGGCTACGTCGGCGTGTACGACCTGGACATCCTGGCACGCGACAACGCCAGTCGCGCGCGCTGGGCCAAGAACTGGACCGGCGATTGGCTGGGCGCACGCGAGACCTTGGCGGCACGCTCGCCGGTGACCCTGGCGCGCCAGATCAAGGTGCCGGTGTTTCTGGCTGCAGGCGGCAAGGACGAGCGCGCGCCGGTGGCGCATACCGAACGCATGGAGCGCGCATTGAAAGTGGCCGGTGTGCCGGTGGAGTCCCTGTATTTTCCCAACGAAGGCCATGGCTTCTATACCGAAGCGCATCGGCGGGAGTACTACACGCGCTTGCTGGCGTTCTTGAACAAGCAATTGGGCGGCCGCACTGCGAAGTAA
- a CDS encoding S9 family peptidase, translated as MLTPLPMRHLLTALAIAALPALASAQVPSVTEADYARAERLTSYLAQPLVDHQATRIDWLDATHVVYVDHDATGNRLLQLDTATGKTAPLFKQSALVGSLNTLLKTGDKPLKADTFAPVVKRTADGRYRLNVRDTAVVCDTRARCSKLYAKDKAEPGVPSPDKRSEAFIRNWNLWVRDLASGQETQLTRDGVENFGYATDNAGWQHSDNAIVAWSPDSRKIATFQQDQRKTGDMYLVSTKLGHPELQAWKYPLAGDKDVTMIERVVIDVPTRSVLRLKLPPDQHRSTLCDDVSCSPGLWDDVKWAPDGKTLAFASTSRFHKQTWLRIADVATGEVRTAFDETAKTYYESGQVAANWAYLPGSNEAVWFSERSDWGQLYLYDLGTGKPKRAITTGEGNVTELLRVDPVTRTAWFVGVGRTPGVDPYYQQLWKVSLDGGEPVLLTPEVADHHIALSPDGARFVDTYSTSVTPPVTLLRDAGDGRTVSTIATADITRLKAAGWVPPEPITVKARDGKTTLYGLMFKPSNFDPARKYPVIDYIYPGPQTGSVRGRSFLAGHGDNQSLAELGFIVIAIDGMGTPWRSKTFHDTWYANMGDNTLPDQVAAIKELGQRYTWFDTSRIGIWGHSGGGNASTAAMLRYPDLFKVAWSESGNHDNRGYEDDWAEKYHGEHIVNKDGTSNYDDQANAGRAANLKGRLMLVHGTLDDNVPPYLTLLVADALIKANKNFDMLMLPNAKHGYGDLTPYVTRRRWDYFVQYLLGATPPAEYQMKPMPKN; from the coding sequence ATGCTCACACCGTTGCCGATGCGCCACCTGCTCACCGCCCTGGCGATCGCCGCGCTGCCTGCGCTGGCCAGCGCACAGGTCCCCAGCGTGACCGAGGCCGACTACGCCCGCGCCGAGCGCCTCACCAGCTATCTGGCGCAACCGTTGGTCGATCACCAAGCCACGCGCATCGACTGGCTGGACGCCACCCATGTGGTCTATGTCGATCACGATGCCACCGGCAACCGGCTGCTGCAGCTGGATACCGCCACCGGCAAGACCGCGCCGCTGTTCAAGCAGTCCGCGCTGGTCGGCTCGCTCAATACGCTGCTGAAGACCGGCGACAAACCGCTCAAGGCCGACACGTTCGCACCGGTGGTCAAGCGCACCGCCGATGGCCGCTACCGCCTCAACGTCCGCGATACCGCCGTGGTCTGCGACACGCGTGCGCGCTGCAGCAAGCTCTATGCGAAGGACAAGGCAGAGCCGGGCGTGCCGTCGCCGGACAAGCGCAGCGAAGCCTTCATCCGCAACTGGAACCTGTGGGTACGCGATCTGGCCAGCGGCCAGGAAACCCAGCTCACCCGCGATGGCGTGGAGAATTTCGGCTACGCCACCGACAACGCCGGCTGGCAGCACAGCGACAACGCCATCGTTGCCTGGTCGCCGGACTCGCGCAAGATCGCCACCTTCCAGCAGGACCAGCGCAAGACCGGCGACATGTATCTGGTCAGCACCAAGCTCGGGCATCCGGAACTGCAGGCGTGGAAATACCCGCTGGCCGGCGACAAGGACGTGACCATGATCGAGCGCGTGGTCATCGATGTGCCCACGCGCAGCGTGCTGCGGCTGAAACTGCCGCCGGACCAGCACCGCTCCACCCTGTGCGACGACGTGAGCTGCTCGCCGGGCCTGTGGGACGATGTGAAGTGGGCGCCGGACGGCAAGACGCTGGCCTTCGCGTCCACGTCGCGCTTCCATAAGCAGACCTGGTTGCGCATCGCCGATGTCGCCACTGGCGAGGTGCGCACCGCCTTCGACGAAACCGCCAAGACCTATTACGAAAGCGGCCAGGTCGCCGCCAACTGGGCGTATCTACCCGGCAGCAATGAAGCAGTGTGGTTCTCCGAGCGCAGCGATTGGGGACAGCTGTATCTCTACGATCTGGGCACCGGTAAACCCAAGCGCGCGATCACCACCGGCGAAGGCAACGTCACCGAGTTGTTGCGCGTGGATCCGGTGACGCGCACCGCGTGGTTCGTCGGTGTGGGCCGCACGCCCGGCGTGGACCCGTACTACCAGCAGCTGTGGAAGGTGAGCCTGGACGGTGGTGAGCCGGTGCTGCTCACACCCGAAGTGGCCGATCACCACATTGCGCTCTCGCCCGATGGCGCACGCTTTGTCGATACCTATTCCACCTCAGTCACCCCGCCGGTCACGCTGTTGCGCGATGCCGGGGATGGACGCACCGTCAGCACGATTGCCACTGCCGACATCACCCGCCTCAAGGCCGCCGGCTGGGTACCGCCGGAACCGATCACGGTCAAGGCGCGCGATGGCAAGACCACGTTGTACGGGCTGATGTTCAAGCCCAGCAACTTCGACCCGGCGCGCAAATACCCGGTGATCGATTACATCTATCCCGGCCCGCAGACCGGATCGGTACGTGGCCGCAGCTTCCTTGCCGGCCACGGCGACAATCAATCGTTGGCCGAGCTGGGCTTCATCGTGATCGCCATCGACGGCATGGGCACGCCGTGGCGTAGCAAGACCTTCCACGACACCTGGTACGCCAACATGGGCGACAACACCTTGCCCGACCAAGTGGCCGCGATCAAAGAACTCGGCCAGCGCTATACCTGGTTCGATACCAGCCGCATCGGCATCTGGGGCCACTCCGGCGGCGGCAACGCCTCCACCGCCGCGATGCTGCGCTATCCCGATCTGTTCAAGGTGGCCTGGTCGGAAAGCGGCAACCATGACAACCGCGGCTACGAAGACGACTGGGCCGAGAAATATCACGGCGAACACATCGTCAACAAGGATGGCACGTCCAACTACGACGACCAGGCCAACGCCGGCCGCGCCGCCAATCTCAAGGGCCGGCTGATGCTGGTGCATGGCACCCTGGACGACAACGTGCCGCCGTATCTCACCTTGCTGGTGGCCGATGCGCTGATCAAGGCCAACAAGAACTTCGACATGCTGATGCTGCCCAACGCCAAACATGGCTACGGCGATCTCACACCGTATGTCACACGCCGCCGCTGGGATTATTTCGTGCAATATCTGCTCGGCGCCACGCCGCCGGCGGAGTATCAGATGAAGCCGATGCCCAAGAACTGA
- a CDS encoding DUF3817 domain-containing protein, translating into MRASSALSPMGRLFAVAAFLEGLTWAGLLLGMLLKYGTHTTEVVVWLFGRLHGAAFLFYVAVSVLAALRLRWPWWAWALSLLAALPPLVTVPLEMWFRRIGLLGQRTRRGG; encoded by the coding sequence ATGCGTGCTTCTTCTGCGTTGTCGCCGATGGGTCGGCTGTTTGCCGTGGCTGCATTTTTAGAGGGGCTGACCTGGGCCGGGTTGCTGCTGGGCATGTTGCTCAAGTACGGCACCCACACCACCGAGGTTGTGGTGTGGCTGTTCGGGCGCCTGCATGGCGCCGCGTTCCTGTTCTATGTAGCGGTCAGCGTACTTGCCGCGTTGCGTTTGCGCTGGCCTTGGTGGGCTTGGGCGCTGAGCTTGTTGGCCGCGTTGCCGCCGTTGGTGACGGTGCCGTTGGAGATGTGGTTCCGGCGTATCGGCTTGTTGGGTCAACGCACACGCCGCGGTGGCTGA
- a CDS encoding MarR family winged helix-turn-helix transcriptional regulator has translation MRTPTPTLGTLVRHLIEQLDGELEEVYAAAGLTWRSRYTPVLRALLRVGPAPIKVLAQEIGISHSAASQTVAQMTKQRLTHLKPGADARERIVVLTPKARKMIPALQRQWAATNAAAAQLDAELSVPLSSILGEAIAALHQRPFSARIATAAAALPRPPTL, from the coding sequence ATGCGCACACCCACGCCAACGCTAGGCACCCTTGTCCGGCATCTCATCGAGCAACTCGATGGTGAGCTGGAAGAGGTTTACGCGGCCGCAGGGCTGACCTGGCGGTCACGCTACACCCCCGTGTTGCGGGCACTTCTCCGTGTGGGCCCTGCACCCATCAAGGTGCTTGCACAGGAGATCGGCATCAGTCACTCGGCCGCAAGTCAGACCGTGGCCCAGATGACCAAGCAGCGTCTCACCCACCTGAAACCGGGCGCCGACGCGCGCGAACGCATCGTGGTGCTGACACCCAAGGCCAGGAAGATGATCCCCGCATTGCAACGGCAATGGGCCGCGACAAATGCCGCAGCCGCGCAGCTCGATGCAGAGCTGTCGGTTCCGCTCTCCAGCATCCTCGGCGAAGCGATCGCCGCCTTGCATCAACGCCCGTTTTCGGCACGCATTGCCACGGCAGCCGCCGCCCTGCCCCGCCCACCCACTCTCTAG